From one Cytobacillus sp. IB215665 genomic stretch:
- a CDS encoding heavy metal-associated domain-containing protein: MSGLTELIANPAQEQIQLGITGMTCASCSTRIEKMLNKMDGVEANVNLAMESATIKYNANTVKPEDVVSTINKLGYGVQTEKVDLDIYGMTC; this comes from the coding sequence ATGAGTGGATTAACAGAATTAATAGCAAATCCTGCTCAAGAACAAATACAATTAGGTATAACAGGGATGACATGTGCATCATGTTCTACACGAATTGAAAAAATGTTAAACAAAATGGACGGTGTAGAGGCGAATGTTAATTTAGCAATGGAATCGGCAACAATTAAGTATAATGCTAATACAGTGAAGCCAGAAGATGTAGTGTCAACAATTAATAAACTCGGCTACGGTGTACAGACTGAGAAGGTAGATCTTGATATATACGGCATGACATGT
- a CDS encoding glutaredoxin family protein: MTDKLILELYTRPTCSDCQQAKQFLALHQIPYVDKDVSKDLKLEDDLKTISGTRIVPSFVFYKKNIWGKIKIHKNIIGFEPNKQEIMELLNVPVVQ; this comes from the coding sequence ATGACTGATAAATTAATTCTTGAACTTTATACAAGGCCTACATGCTCAGATTGCCAACAAGCGAAGCAATTTCTTGCATTACATCAGATCCCGTATGTTGATAAAGATGTTAGTAAAGATTTGAAACTAGAAGATGATTTGAAGACTATTTCTGGTACAAGAATTGTTCCTTCCTTCGTCTTTTATAAAAAAAATATATGGGGTAAGATAAAAATTCACAAAAATATTATTGGTTTTGAACCAAATAAACAGGAGATTATGGAGCTGTTAAATGTACCAGTAGTACAATAA